The Geminocystis sp. M7585_C2015_104 genome contains the following window.
ATAGGCCAGTATAAGAAAAATTAAGAAGAATGGGTATGGTATGTGAAACCAAAGATAATGAAAGGGCAAGACAAACACAAGAGGAGAGGAAGGCAACACCATTGCAGTTGATAAAAGAAATTATCGCCCGTTGGTGGTCAGACTTCACCCTACAAACCAAGTTAATGGCGATAGCCACCCTGGTAGTTTCTATTTTCATGAGTGGGATTACTTTTTGGGCAGTCAACACTATTCAACAGGATGCCCAGATGAATGATACCCGTTTTGGGCGAGACTTGGGGTTGTTGTTGGCAAGCAATATATCGCCATTGATAGCCAAAGGGGATGTTACAGAAGCGGCACAATTGTCTAGTAGGTTTTTTAATAGTACTTCTAGTCTGCGTTATGTCATTTATAGTAATCAAGATGGGGAGATTGTATTTGGTATTCCCTTCTGGCAACCGGAAGTACAAAATTCCCTTACCCTCCAACGGAAACTAGAATTACCAGAAGATTATAATCCCTCTGTGGCCACCCCAGCCGTAAGACAGCATTTCACCCCCAATGGCAGAGTTACAGATGTCTTTGTGCCTATTATCTCCCAGGAGGACAACAAATATCTAGGAGTTTTAGCAGTTGGCATTAATCCCAATCCCACCATTGTCGCCTCTTCTAATCTTACCAGGGATGTGACCATTGCTGTGTTTGTATCCATTTGGGCTATGGTAATACTGGGGGGGGTATTCAATGCCCTTACTATCACTAAACCCATCAAGGAGTTGTTGACGGGGGTTAAAAATATTGCTGCTGGTAACTTTAAACAGAGAATCAATCTTCCTCTTGGTGGCGAGTTGGGGGAATTAATTTTAAGTTTCAATCACATGGCTGAAAGACTAGAGAAATACGAAGAACAAAATATAGAAGAGTTAACGGCAGAGAAGGCAAAACTGGAAACCCTAGTATCTACTATTGCCGATGGTGCTATTCTACTAGATCCCCAGCTAAAATTAGTACTAGTCAATCCCACTGCTAGGAAAATGTTTGGCTGGGATGACAATCGGAGTCTTATTGGGGAAAATGTTTTAGACTTTTTACCCCCAGAGGTAGCCAAGCAACTACGACAACCCCTAGAAGATATTGCTAAAGGGAAGCACATTCAGACACAAAAAGATGACAAAACCCCCCAACTATCTCCCGCCACTGGGGAGTTTACTGTAAGTCTTCCTAAACCCCACTGTCACACCTTCCGTATTCTCCTCAATGAGGTTTTAGATCAAAATAGGGGAAGTCTCAAGGGAATTGTCATCACAGTACAGGATATCACTAAGGAAGCAGAGTTGAATGAAGCCAAGAGTAGGTTTATCAGCAATGTATCCCACGAGTTACGGACACCCCTGTTTAACATCAAGTCTTTTATCGAAACCCTCTGCGAGTATGGGGATGAATTGACAGAAAGCGAGAAGATGGAATTCTTACAGACTGCTAACAGTGAAACTGACCGTCTTACTAGACTAGTTAACGATGTGTTAGACTTGTCCCGTTTAGAATCCAACCGCCACTATCAATTTTCCCCAACAGATGTGGCCCAACTTATTGAACAAACCCTCCGCACCTACCAACTCAATGCCAGACAGAAGAATATTGAACTGACTCAGGAGGTAGAGGGGGAATTGCCCACGGTATGGGGCCATTATGATCTATTATTACAGGTTTTTAGCAATTTGGTAGACAATGCCCTCAAATTCACCCCGGAGGGAGGTAAAGTGGTAGTAAGGGCTTATAACCACCATGGGGATAAAGACAATCCTGATAAAGTTACCCACGTCAGAATAGAAGTCAGCGATACGGGTATAGGCATCGCCCCGGAAGATCAAGAGGCCATTTTCGATCGCTTCTTCCGGGTAGAAAACCGTGTTCATACCCTCAAGGGCACTGGCTTAGGCCTGTCCATTGTCAAGAATATCATCGAAAAACACCACTCCCAGGTTCATGTTATCAGCGAGGTGGGGGTTGGTACCACCTTCTGGTTCGACTTGGAAGTATATAATCCTCAAACCCATCAAGGGGTACAACTAAGTGAATCCTATGGAAAATAACGTAAACCATAAGAAATATCCATGGCAAGATGAAGCATAAAGGATAAAAAATAGAACTATAACCACGTATACCAGTAGTCCACGGGCAAGACGGCTGAGGAGGAAACAATTATGGCCTTGGTGTATGGCACAGGGGGCGATGACTGGATTGCCCCTGACTACACTAGTCTTGGAGTAGTGGGGTTGCCGGGAGTAGTGGCGGACGAGATTCACGGAT
Protein-coding sequences here:
- a CDS encoding HAMP domain-containing protein, whose amino-acid sequence is MVCETKDNERARQTQEERKATPLQLIKEIIARWWSDFTLQTKLMAIATLVVSIFMSGITFWAVNTIQQDAQMNDTRFGRDLGLLLASNISPLIAKGDVTEAAQLSSRFFNSTSSLRYVIYSNQDGEIVFGIPFWQPEVQNSLTLQRKLELPEDYNPSVATPAVRQHFTPNGRVTDVFVPIISQEDNKYLGVLAVGINPNPTIVASSNLTRDVTIAVFVSIWAMVILGGVFNALTITKPIKELLTGVKNIAAGNFKQRINLPLGGELGELILSFNHMAERLEKYEEQNIEELTAEKAKLETLVSTIADGAILLDPQLKLVLVNPTARKMFGWDDNRSLIGENVLDFLPPEVAKQLRQPLEDIAKGKHIQTQKDDKTPQLSPATGEFTVSLPKPHCHTFRILLNEVLDQNRGSLKGIVITVQDITKEAELNEAKSRFISNVSHELRTPLFNIKSFIETLCEYGDELTESEKMEFLQTANSETDRLTRLVNDVLDLSRLESNRHYQFSPTDVAQLIEQTLRTYQLNARQKNIELTQEVEGELPTVWGHYDLLLQVFSNLVDNALKFTPEGGKVVVRAYNHHGDKDNPDKVTHVRIEVSDTGIGIAPEDQEAIFDRFFRVENRVHTLKGTGLGLSIVKNIIEKHHSQVHVISEVGVGTTFWFDLEVYNPQTHQGVQLSESYGK